In a genomic window of Zingiber officinale cultivar Zhangliang chromosome 9B, Zo_v1.1, whole genome shotgun sequence:
- the LOC122025498 gene encoding 60S ribosomal protein L23A-like has product MAPKATSKKPDDKVQAEKVAKAVKLGSTLRKKGKKIRTSVTFHRPKTLTKPRNPKYPRISAPPRNKLDHYQILKYPLTTESAMKKIEDNNTLVFIVDLRADKKKIKAAVKKMYDIQAKKVNTLIRPDGTKKAYVRLTPDYDALDVANKIGII; this is encoded by the exons ATGGCTCCAAAAG CTACCTCGAAGAAACCTGATGACAAAGTGCAGGCTGAGAAAGTTGCCAAGGCTGTGAAGTTGGGATCAACTCTTAGGAAGAAGGGCAAGAAGATTAGGACCTCTGTTACTTTCCATCGGCCGAAGACACTTACAAAGCCCAGAAATCCTAAATACCCCAGAATCAGTGCTCCACCAAGAAACAAGTTGGATCACTATCAAATTCTCAAGTATCCCTTGACCACTGAATCTGCAATGAAGAAAATCGAAGACAACAACACACTCGTCTTCATCGTCGACCTTAGAGCTGATAAGAAGAAGATCAAGGCCGCGGTAAAGAAAATGTATGATATTcaggcaaagaaagtgaatactCTGATCAG GCCTGATGGAACTAAGAAGGCATATGTGAGATTGACGCCTGACTACGATGCCCTTGATGTTGCGAATAAGATTGGTATCATCTGA
- the LOC122024021 gene encoding E3 ubiquitin-protein ligase WAV3-like: MGTGGWRRAFCKAVRREAPEAMAAEEAAATLSHGPSPRSCAKLGFLSGGGRGGSNPPTPRMATPELGDPPAAAHASDSSTPRSRSPALFHRKAFSTPSSPRSPSKFAFFKNLSKSRCRICSQSLKASQEMPVFTAECSHAFHFPCIAAHVRSHGGLACPVCSAAWRQAPFLSAVHRREERTEPRMAGEAENQNPNRRSSGVGRSGTAKGSRVAVADASSAKVYHDDEPLLLAPKTNQAGGGRFNPIPEAADEDDKNEESGDQGELHGLLQSTPKSRVGGVHVIVMPQAALLSEGRRHRNYVVAIKVKAPPLRSAPLLDQTRGRAPVDLVTVLDVSQGMTGEKLQMLKRAMLLVVSSLAPADRLSMVAFSASVGAKRLLPLRRMSRQGQRAARQIVERLVVVGGEIGAATTVSDALRKATKVLEDRRERNPVATIMLLSDAGQQQHLCEQGQSNESNIHISDETGGTGFGDLRPHSLSTTTTAVATTRFAHLEIPLEDADGAEDALQRSQGPSEDAFIKCVGGLVSVVMQDVRLQLMFPSGEICAVYPTSGGCGDVVIGSGSSVLRMGDLYAEEERELLVELRVPMPAMVETSNDHHQLTAKCNYCDPTTHELSFGDEQVLPLPPLCPELGGASLRLRNVFVSTRAVAESRRLAELSDYTTAHHLLSSARMLLLQSASEVQDHHLVRNLDAEFAELQQRRRCLAHHQIYHDQPQEEAALSLAGRQRRRSESPAEPLTPTSAWRAAEQLAKVAIMRKSMNRVSDLHGFENARF; the protein is encoded by the exons ATGGGAACGGGAGGGTGGCGGAGAGCTTTCTGCAAGGCGGTCCGGCGGGAAGCGCCGGAAGCGATGGCGGCGGAGGAGGCCGCCGCGACCCTCAGTCATGGCCCCAGTCCGAGGAGCTGCGCCAAGCTTGGATTTTTATCCGGCGGCGGAAGAGGAGGCAGTAACCCGCCCACGCCGCGGATGGCGACGCCGGAGCTAGGTGACCCGCCGGCCGCTGCGCACGCGTCGGACAGCTCCACTCCTCGGAGTCGCAGTCCAGCGCTGTTTCATAGGAAGGCCTTCTCCACCCCTTCGTCTCCGAGATCGCCTTCCAAATTTGCTTTCTTCAAGAACCTATCGAAG AGCCGTTGCCGGATTTGTTCGCAGAGCCTGAAGGCGAGCCAAGAGATGCCGGTGTTTACGGCGGAGTGTTCCCACGCCTTCCACTTCCCCTGCATCGCCGCCCACGTTAGAAGCCACGGGGGCCTCGCGTGCCCTGTGTGCTCCGCCGCCTGGCGCCAGGCGCCCTTCCTTTCCGCCGTGCATCGCCGTGAGGAACGTACGGAGCCAAGAATGGCCGGCGAGGCGGAGAACCAGAATCCGAATCGGAGAAGCTCCGGCGTCGGCAGAAGTGGTACCGCCAAAGGCAGCAGAGTCGCCGTCGCGGATGCGTCTTCCGCCAAGGTCTACCACGACGACGAGCCATTGCTCCTTGCGCCGAAGACAAACCAAGCAGGCGGTGGGCGCTTTAATCCCATACCGGAAGCCGCCGACGAGGACGACAAGAACGAGGAAAGTGGCGACCAAGGCGAGCTCCATGGTCTCCTTCAGTCAACGCCGAAATCGCGGGTCGGCGGCGTCCATGTGATCGTTATGCCGCAGGCGGCCCTGCTGTCCGAAGGGCGGCGCCACCGGAACTACGTGGTGGCGATCAAGGTAAAGGCGCCGCCGTTGCGGTCTGCGCCTCTTCTCGATCAGACCCGCGGCCGCGCCCCGGTCGACTTGGTGACGGTTCTGGACGTGAGTCAGGGCATGACGGGAGAGAAGCTCCAGATGCTGAAGCGCGCGATGCTGCTGGTCGTGTCGTCGTTGGCCCCCGCCGATCGGCTGTCCATGGTGGCCTTTTCGGCCTCGGTGGGCGCCaagaggcttcttcctctccGGCGGATGTCGAGGCAGGGCCAGCGCGCCGCACGGCAGATCGTCGAGCGACTCGTCGTAGTGGGCGGCGAGATCGGAGCTGCCACCACTGTCAGCGACGCCCTCAGAAAGGCTACGAAGGTGCTGGAAGATCGCCGGGAGCGCAACCCGGTGGCCACCATCATGCTCCTCTCCGACGCCGGGCAGCAGCAGCACCTCTGCGAGCAAGGACAGTCCAATGAAAGCAACATCCACATTAGCGACGAAACCGGCGGCACCGGCTTCGGCGATCTCCGGCCTCATTCACTGTCGACAACCACCACAGCTGTCGCCACCACTCGCTTCGCACATCTGGAAATCCCCCTCGAAGATGCCGACGGAGCAGAGGACGCACTGCAGAGGAGCCAAGGGCCGTCGGAGGACGCTTTCATCAAGTGCGTCGGCGGCCTCGTGTCGGTGGTGATGCAGGACGTCCGCCTCCAACTAATGTTCCCGTCAGGCGAAATCTGCGCCGTGTACCCCACCAGCGGCGGTTGCGGCGACGTGGTTATTGGCTCAGGGAGCTCTGTTCTCCGCATGGGGGATCTCTACGCAGAGGAGGAGAGAGAGCTTCTGGTCGAGCTGCGAGTGCCCATGCCAGCGATGGTGGAGACATCCAACGACCACCACCAGTTGACTGCCAAATGCAACTACTGCGATCCGACCACCCACGAGCTATCATTCGGAGACGAGCAGGTGCTTCCACTGCCGCCTCTCTGCCCGGAGCTCGGCGGAGCGTCCCTGAGGCTCCGCAACGTCTTTGTCTCAACCAGGGCGGTTGCAGAGTCGCGCCGCCTCGCGGAGCTCTCGGACTACACCACCGCCCACCACTTGCTCTCCTCCGCCCGCATGTTGCTGCTTCAGTCGGCTTCCGAAGTCCAGGACCACCATCTTGTCCGCAACCTGGACGCGGAGTTCGCCGAGCTACAGCAGCGCCGGCGCTGCCTGGCGCATCACCAGATTTACCATGATCAGCCGCAAGAGGAGGCGGCGCTCTCTCTGGCCGGGAGGCAGCGACGGAGGAGCGAATCCCCTGCGGAGCCGCTGACCCCGACATCGGCTTGGCGCGCCGCCGAGCAGCTGGCCAAGGTGGCCATCATGCGCAAGTCCATGAACCGGGTCAGCGATCTGCATGGGTTCGAGAACGCCCGGTTTTAG